DNA sequence from the Candidatus Zixiibacteriota bacterium genome:
CGCCGTCGAATCCGCCCGCCAGTGCATCATTCACCCAGATCGTGTTCATCGATCCGAGACAGCGCAGGGGAACGAACCGGATCATCGCGTTGTATTGCAGCCGCTTGATCCCCGCCATGTCGAGCGCGGGGAGGGCGTCGTTCTCGCAGATGAAACAGAGAATGCGTGGTTTCTCCTCGAACTCGTCCGGCACGTGGATCGACTTGATCATCTCCGACATCATGTTGACGTTATAGTTCTTGAAGGAGATGATACGCTCCGGACAGGAACCCATGCAGATGCCGCAGCGGCGGCAGCGTAGCGGGTTCGGCAGCGGTGTGCCCTTGTTGTCCTCATCGAGCGTGCCGAACGGACACTCTTCGGTGCAACGTTTGCACTGCGTGCAGCGCTGCATCAGGAACTCGGGATAGGTCTGATCTCCCGCGCGCGGGTGGACCGCCTCGCCGCGGGCGATCGCTTCCACCACCTGGATCGCCTTGAGGGCGGCCCCATCGGCGTCATTTCCCGCCGCGTCCAAGTCCATCGGGGCGCGCACGGCACCGGCGGCGTAGATGCCGGTGCGACGTGTCTCGTAGGGGAAGCAGATGAAGTGGGAATCGGGGAAACCGTATTTCAACGTCGGTAGATCGGTCCCCTGACGGTAGGTCAGGTTGAGGATTCGAGCACCCTTTTCGGCGGACTCGGCTTCCTTCTTGCCATCGGCGGTCACGCCCTCGGCTGGCGCCACCGTCCCCGTTTCTCCTTCCGGGGCCGCTGTGGAGGCCGTCTCCGCAGCCCCGGCATCGCTGTCGGGTTCCACCTTCGTGGCGGGAACCATCCCGGTGGCGAGCACCACCAGATCGGCCTGGATCCGGATGTTCTCACCGAGAAGGGTCTCGCCGACGTCGAGACTGACACTGCCGTCGGGCTCTTTCACGACGGCGGCGAGTTCCCCCTTCGTGAGGAAGACGCCATCGTCGTCCTGAGCCCAGGCATAGAACCGCTCATACTGGGCCGGGGACCTGAGGTCCTTGTACACGATGAAGACGTTGGTCCCGGGGAGACGGTTCCGGATGTATTTCGCCTGCTTGAGCGAGACCCGGCAGCAGACCGCCGAGCAATACGGGAGGTGATCGGGGTCGCGGGAACCGGCACACTGGATGAACGCGACGCTGGCCGGGCTCTTTCCGTCGGAAGGTCGTCTGATCTCCCCGGATGCCATCATCGCCTCAAAGTCGACGTTGGTAATGACGTCCGGCGAGACTCCGAATCCCCAGCGCGTGAGTTTCTCGCGATCATACGGTTTCCATCCCGCCGCCAGGATGATGGCGCCGACCCGGAGGTGCGTCGATCGGCTACCATTGCGCAAATCCACTTCGAATTGCCCGGGCTGCCCGGATGTCTTTTCGACCACCGTCGACTTGTGCACGGTGATTTTCGGGTCGGACTCGACCGCGCGCACGAGCGCATCCCAGCCGGGATCCTCAAGGTCCTGATAGGGTGGCTTTTTCGGGAAGACCTTGACGAACTTCCGAGCCCACCCGCCCAACTCCGCCTCTTTTTCCACGAGAGTGACATTGTACCCGGCGGCGGCGGCGGATTTGGCTGCGGTCATCCCGGTGGTGCCGCCGCCGATCACCATGATGTCCTTGCTGGTCTCGGCAATGAACGGCTCCGGCGGCTGGCTGGTTCTGACCTTGGCCAATCCCATCCGGATGGCATCTTCGGCCAGCATCTGGGTGTCTTCATCCTGCGGGGGATGACACCATACGACCCGCTCCCGCAGGCAGACGCGGTCAACGAGAACATCGCGGCCGAAGTTGAACTCCTCGGGGAAGACCCGCTCGGAACAGGCGGCGACGACGGCGCGATTCAACTGCCCCTCGGCCATCGCCGCGTGGATCATGTCCTGCCCCGCCGGGCTGCACAGGGCGCCATGCGTCTGACAGACACCGACCTGCTTGTCGCCCTTGGCGATTTCGACCAGCTTGGCTAGGTCGATGGATTTGGCGATCTCGCATCCTTCACAGATGAACGTGCCGATCTTGATCTCCATCGTCCTATCTCCCCGTGGCTGCGATCAACGCCGTCATGGCCGCGCCGGTGGCATCCCGGACCGAAGTGGCCACATCCTGCGGGCGGACCGCGACTCCGGCACCGATGAGGCCCGCATTCTGTCCCGACAGCAGGAAACCGTAGTCATCGAGCGCCGCGCTCACCGGTAGCGGGTCGACTTTGGTATTCGGCACCATGCCGGTCGCCAGGACCGCCATGTCGACTTCGGATGAGGTCAATTCCCCGGTCAGGGTGTTCTCCGCTTCCAGAATCAGATTCCGACTCCCCGCAACTTCCGTGATCCGACCGACCTTGCCGCGATGGAAGAAGATCTTCCCGTCGGCCTTGACGTCGGTGTAGAAGTCCTCCATCCGTCCGGGCGCGCGGACGTCGATGTAGAAGACGTGAATCTCCGCCTCGGGGTATTGCGCGCGGACGTATGTGGCCTGCTTCAGCGTGGCCAGACAGCAAATCGAGGAGCAGTACGGGAGATGCTTGTCATCCCGCGACCCGGCACACTGGACGAAGCCGATCTTGCGAATCTCCCCCTTGTCCGAGAGCCGGACAATCCGTCCGGCGGTCGGGCCGGTCGGCGACGCCAGCCGCTCCATGATCACATTGGTGACGACGTTCGGGAAACGACCGAACCCGAGATTGTCGAGCTTCGACGCATCGTAGGGACGCCACCCGGTCGCCCAGATGATCGCGGCGACATGGGCCGTGACGGTGCGGGGTGGCATGTCGAGTTCGATGGCATCATACGGGCAGGCCTCGACGCACTTTTTCATCCGCTCGTCGGCGGCATATCGGGGGTCGACGACGTAGCGGAAGGGGAAGGCCATCAGGTGGGGGAGATAGATCGCCTTGGTCTTGTCCAACCCGTAATTGAACGGGTTGTCGCGTTCGATTTCGCACACGTTCGCACACTCGCCGCAGGCCGTGCATCTGGAGTTGACGAACCGTGGATTCATCCGGATCGGCACCGTCCACGCACCGGGCGCGCCCGTCACGCTTGTGACCTCGGCCAGGGTCAACACCCGCACATTGGGGTTGGCCCGGATGCGACGGAGATTGATCTCCAGGCCGCACGTCGGCGGGCAGCGCTTGGGAAAGTACTGGTGCGAGGCGGCCACCCGGCCGCCGATGGTTGGTTCGCGCTCGACCAGGATGACCTTCTTGCCGACCTCCGCCGCCTCGATGGCGGCCGTCATCCCGGCGATCCCGGCCCCGACCACCAGCAGATCGGCCGTGATCGGACCGCCGGAATCGTGACCAGTTCCGACAGAGGTGCTCTCGCTCATTTCAAACTCCACGTGTGTCAGGAATCACCGGCGGTCAGCGCCGGCCAACAGAAACATGCACAAACCACAATTGATGGAATCGGCGCAAAAGTCAAAGATAATTGTGATCTTCTTCACGGACTGTGCGGGAATTTGCCACCAGATTCGGCTTCGTACTTTCTTCCTGAGCAGAGGCCGTGACGCGGCACTTCTTGGGGCGGTCGCATGAGTTCCGCGCGGCCCGTCACAACCGTTTATTGGTGAACGAATAACGGCCGTAGCAACGGGACGGTGTCGACATTCGCCGTGCCAGAGCATTCGTGAATTCCCAGAGAAGGCAAGGTTGCTTCGGGGGGAATTTCACAAAATCCTTGACAATTTCTGTGGGTTTCCCGTGGCCGTTCTCAAGGGAGAGTGGAGCGATCGCGGCGACGGGGCCGCTGAGGCGGACCTCCTCGCAACGACTGTCAGTCTGTCCAATACTCGGGCTTCCAATAGAAACAACGAAGAACGCCCTCACCCCTTCGACTTCCTTCGACTCCGCTCAGGGCAAGTCGCTCAGGGCAGGCCGATCCACCTACGGCGGATCGACCTCTCCCGGAGGGAGAGGTTAGTCTTCCCCCCTCTCCCTTTCAGGGAGAGGGCTGGGGTGAGGGTATCGTCCGTCTCCAGCCATTCCATCATACACTCTCAGAGTGTGTTTGCGAGGAGGTGGTTCGCGGCAGTGAACCGCCGACGAGGCAATCTCCCGGTGTGGGAGGGCTCTTTCAACAGGCCGCAGAGACACTGCGAACACGCTTGATCCCGCGCGTCGGGCGTTGGTACACTGGTTCGGACGCAGACACGATGGCCCGTCCTGCCTGAACCGAGATCAGTCCCGCGATGGTGAGCGGCAAAGTCAACCCACAAGAGCGCACGCAGAGGAATCGCCGCGTTCGTGTCGCGTGGTGGATTCTCCTTCTGGTCTATCCCCTTATCAACCTACTGTTCATCGCCAAGTACGTCCCGCGGTATGGTATCTCGCCGTTTTGGGCCTGCGTGGCCTACGGTGCCCTGGCAGCGGCATTGTTCCTGGTGGCCGACAGCGGTGTCGTCGACCGGATGCTGCGGGGCCGCGCGACGTATGTGGCCGCTGTGGTCGTGGCATCGGTCGTTCTGCTTCTGATCATGCTGCGCGTTGATCCGGAAGGGACACGGAGCGGCCGTTACAGCGCCGCCAACGAGTGGCTGCGACGCCTGCTGCATGCCGATTTTCCGTATCGGCCGCCACACCTGCATTCCGGATTCCCGGGGCTCTTTGCTATCATGCTCCCCTTCCATCTGCTGGGCAATGTCGGGCTTCTCCAGATCATCAGCTTCATCATCCTGGCGCTGATTCTCCGCCACCATGCGCCGGCGCAGGCCGCATCAGGTCTGCTCTTGGTGTTAACGGCGCCGGCATTTCTGTATGAGATCATGGTGCGCAGCGATCTGTTCAGCAATGTTGTGCTGGTGATCGGTGCCGTATGCCTGATCGAAGAGCTCGCGCCGGGCGCGAGTGTCACACAGCGCCTGCTTCTGGGCGTGCTGGGAGGGCTTGTCCTGTCCACGCGCGCCGTCGCCTTCGTCATTTGGATTACCTACCTGGTGTTCGTCTTCCGTCGCCAGCGTCGAATCGCCGTTGAGCTGTTGGCTGCGTCGCTGTTGACATTCACGGCGACGTTGCTGCCCTTCTGGTTCTGGGACCCCGGCGCCTTTGCGCGCTTCGGGCCTTTGACCTCCGAGCGTCTGCTGGCGCAACTGCCCGTCTTTCTGGGAGTCGTCCTGCTCCTCGTTGCCGTTTTCCTGAGTCTGCGGGCGCAGTCGCTGGCCAGCATGTTCTTGATCTCCGGCACGGTGCTCTTCGTTGCGGCCGCGGTGTCGTTTCTTTCGATCGTGGCCTCGACCGGGCTCGCCGAGGCGCTCTGGGGGGATCGGTTCGACATCACATACTTCTGCTTTGCGTTGCCGCTGCTTGTTGCCGGGTACAAGCTGTTGCCTGCGGGCGGGCCGCGTGCCGTGCGACGGTGAATCCCCACCGCGGGAAGGCAGGCGGCACGGGTTTGAAGACCTGTGGCACAACATCCATGTGGATCCCCAGAGCGATTGTCGATCGAGCGTTGTTGTCGGCGCTTTTCTGCGTGGCGACGCCCGCCGCCGCGGCAATCGCGCCGAGGTGGTCACAATACTCCCGTGGTAGCGGCGATATTGCGTCCGTGGCATCACGAAGCGGGGATTCCGAGGCGGCCCAAGGAGATTTTGGCGCGACACGGCAGGCCATCAGCGCACAGTTCGTGGGTCGCGCCCGGTTCCTCCTGCAAAACACATATGGCGTGCTGACATCTCCGGTCCGCTGGGGAGGACGAGACCGGCAGAGATTCTCACTCTTGACAGCGACCGTTGTTTCGGTCGGGTTCGCCGATCAACCGATTCGGATTCTCTCGCAACGGAACCGCACCCGTACTGTGGATCACGTCGTCGAAGCGGTCGAGCCACTCGGGGCCGGGTATGCGGTCGGCGCGCTGGGGGGGGGGTTCTTTATGGCCGGAGCGATGCTCGCGGACTCCCAGGCGACGGCGGTCGCCTGGGATGGTCTGGCCTCCATGCTGATCGCCTCACAGATCATCACACCGGCCCTGAAGGAAGCCGTCGGTCGCTACCGCCCCTTCCAGAGTCTTGATGCGGACAAGTTCGACCCCTTCAGCGGCCATTCGTCGTTTCCCTCGGGTCATGCCACGCGCGCCTTCTCCGTGGCGTCTGTGATCGCGGCGCACTATGATCCTCTGTGGGTCAAGGCAACGGCGTACGGTCTGACCGGGATGGTCGCCTTCGCCCGGGTCAATCGCAACGTGCATTTTGCTTCTGACGTGGTGGCCGGTTCATTGATCGGAACGACTGTCGGGCGGGCGGTCGTGCACCGTGGTCAACGGCGGGAGACAGAGACGGCATCGCGCCCGCGGATTACTTCCTGGTTCTTCTCAGATGGTTCCGGCGTTATCGTCACAATGCCGCTCTATCAGGCTGCTGAAAAAGGTCAATCCATGTCATTCTGAGCCCCGCCGCTGTTGGGCGGGGCGAAGAATCTGCCGTCGGTTTCATAGGGAGAAACAGCAGATCCCTCGCTCCGCTCGGGATGACAATGGTCGGACAGGTCCGCATTTCTTGGGTCTTCCAGCAACCTGCTAGAACTTGGTGGCACGACGCGCCTGCGCCCGACAGCACAGGCATGATATGGGAAGCCGATCGCGGGCCGATTTTGACAGCGGGCCGTCAATTCCACCGCTCAGCCCGTTTATCTCTACGCCAGAATGACGTAGGTTGAGCACGGAACGGGCCCGGCGCGGGTCGATGACTGTCGCTCCGTCGTTCTGCGGCTGGCCGCATTGGCGTATCGCCATCAGCCGCCTGCGATCCGGGCGAGGAGTTCTGCCATGCCGACTGTTGCCGAGAATCCAACCGCTGCCCACTCGCAGCCGATCTTCCGCCCGCGTCGGGGCCGCTACCATGACATCACGGCCGAGCCCTCGGCGGTGGCGATCCGGTGGGATCAGAACGAATTGGCGCAGTGGGAGAAGATCGATCTGATGTACCGTACGCTGTGCGCCGTCCTCTACAATTTCGTCCCCACTTCCGGACACCCCGGGGGGAGTATTTCATCGGGGCGAATTGTCCACGGGATCATCTATCGGGCGCTCGATTACGATCTGAGCCAACCGGATCGTCCTGACAACGATATCCTGTCATATGCGGCCGGGCACAAGGCGATGGGCCTGTATGCGAATTGGGCGCTGCGCAACGAGTTGGCGCGGGTGTCGCGTCCCGATCTCTTGGCACCGGAGAAACGGCAACTGCGACTCGAGGATTTGTTGGGGTTCCGTCGCAACCCGACGAACGAGACACCGCTGTTCCGCCGCCTCAATGCCAAGCCGCTCGATGGTCATCCGACCTGCTATGTCCCATTCGTGAAGCATGCCACCGGCGCCAGCGGCGTCGGCGTGCCGACCGCCTTCGGCGTGGCGATGGGGGCGCTGGATGTGTATCGCGATGACCCGCCCCGCGTGCATGTCCTCGAAGGAGAAGGAGGGATGACCCCTGGACGTGTGCACGAGGCGCTCGCCGCCGCCGCCACCATCGGGTTGCGCAACATCATCCTCCACGTCGATTTCAACCAGGCCTCGATTGACTCGAACCATGTCTGTCTCGATGAGAAGGGGCCGGGCGAATATGTGCAATGGAACCCGTTGGAGCTGGCACTCTTCCATGACTGGAATGCGATTCTGGTCCCGGATGGAATGGACTTCCGTCAGGTTCTGGCGGCGCAGGAGTTGGCACTGTCGCTCGACAATGGCCAGCCGACGGCGGTGGTCTACCGGACGATCAAGGGATGGCGGTACGGAGTCGAGGGACGCTCCTCGCACGGCGCCGGTCACAAATTCGCCTCGGAGGGATACTACAAGTCGCTAGCGGAGTTCGAGAGTGCCTTCGGTGTCGTGTTTCCGCGCTTCTCAGGCGAGGCCAAGCCGGTCCAGATCGAGCAGTGCTACTACGATTCGTTGATGGTTGTGCGCAGCGTGATCGAGAAGGACAGCGCGCTGTCGACCTTTGCCGGCGACCGGCTGGCCGCTGCGCGTGATCGCCTCGAAAAACGTCGTCGCCGTCCCGCCGAGCAGGCGCCGCGGCTGGCAACGCTCTACACTGATCCGCAGATCAGTGCCGAGGCGCCGCCGGAGGCGCTCCGCTACAAGCCCGGCGATGCAGTGACGCTGCGCGATGCGCTGGGACATGCCATCGGTGAGTTGAATCGGCGCACGCAGGGCGGGTTTTTCGCCGCCGCCGCCGATCTCTCCGGCTCGACCAGCGTCGCCAACATCGGCAAGGGATTCGCGGAGGGGTGGTACCACACCGTGCGGAATCCCGGCTCCCGGCTCGTGGCGATCGGCGGCATCTGCGAGGATGCCATGGGTGGTTTCATGTCGGGGCTGGCCAGTTTCGGCGGGCACATCGGTGTCTCGTCGTCGTATGGCGCCTTCATCGCGGCGCTGGAGCACATCACCGCCCGCTTGCACGGCATCGGCCAGCAGGCGCGCGAGGCGATCACCGGTCAGCCGTACGACACCTGGATCATGGTCAATGCCCACGCGGGGGTGAAGACCGGCGAGGACGGCCCCACCCATGCCGACCCGCAGGCGCTGCAACTGCTGCAGGAGTGTTTTCCGGGCAAGGTCGTGATCACACTGACGCCGTGGGATGCGCGTGAGATCTGGCCGCTGGTGGTGGCGGCGTTGCGGCAACGGCCGGCGGTGCTGGCGCCGTTTGTTACTCGTCCGGCCGATGTCCTCGTCGACCGGGACAAGCTGCGGCTGCCCCCGGTGACGGAAGCCGTCCATGGAGTGTATGCCTTGCGCCAGGCCGATGCCGGCGCCAAGGCATACCACGGCACCATCGTTCTGCAGGGGAACGGCGTGGCCACGATCTTCGTCAACGATGTGCTCCCGCGTCTGGACCAAGCGGGGTTCAATATGAATGTCTACTATGTCTCCTCCGTCGAAATGTTCAACCTGCTCGATCCCGCCGAGCAGGCGCGCATCTTCCCCGAGCGGCTGGCCTTCGAGTCGATGGGAATCACCGACTTCACGTTGCCGACAATGTACCGCTGGGTGCGCTCATCGCTCGGGCTGGACCATACTCTGCACTCGTTCCGCCACCACCATTACCTTGGCAGCGGCTCTGCCGAGAAGGTGCTGGAAGAGGCGGGCATCCATGCCGCCGGGCAGTGGGAGGCGATCTTGTCCTTTGCCAGGGTGATGGAGAAGTCGCCTCGACCCTGACGGCTCTTGGGCTTCTCACAGAATAAACGCGTGGAGGAGCTCCCTCACCCGATCCGTCCTCGGGACGGATCGACCTCTCCCGGAGGGGGAGGTTATCAGTTTCACTCTTCATTTGTCACATCGGGTGCCATGCACAAGAGGCCGTCCGAATTGTGACGGCCTCTTGTGCGTGTGGACTGCGGTGCGTTTTGCCCGGGCACGCACATGCGAGTCTGGGGCGTGCTGATACCCCCTGTCACGCCATGCGCGTCAATGGTGGGCAAAGCCCAACCTACGAAGACGAAGTGATTCCGCAGTGTAGGGTGGGCTCTGCCCACCATCTTGTCAGTTCAGTGCGTCTCCATCCCGCCCGTTGCGATCCGGCGTGCACCGTGCCATCTTGCCGCCAATGGACACGGCGACACCGACAGCATCACGTACGACGGTCGGCCTCTATGCCGCGCTTGTCGTCGCATACGTTGGTATCGCCATCCTCTTCACCTGGCCGTTGATTCTGCACTTCACCACGCACACGCCGGAGGCGGATGCCTCCGGTGATCAGTTTCAAACGATCTGGTTCTTCTGGTGGATGAAGAAGGCGCTCTTTGCGCTCCATCAGAACCCGTACTGGACCACCGACATCTACTTCCCCTATGGAACCGGGCTGGCCTACCACCTCTGCCCGCTGACGAATCTGGTGGCGCTGGCGGTTTCGACCATCACCGGTGCAGCGATCAACAGCACTTCAGTGTTCAACGCACTCATCGTTCTGTCGTTCGTGCTCACGGGATTGGCGGCATTCACGTTGATCCGTCAATTCTCAGGCAGCACGTTGGCCGCTTTCTGGGGGAGCATCTTCATTGTCGGCGCGCCGTATCGCATCTGGCATTTGAACCACCTCAATCTGCTGTCGTTCGGCTGGGGAATCCTGGCAGTCCACTTCGCGCTGCGATTGCTGCGGCAGCCGGGGATCAGGCCCGCGATCGGCGCGGCGGTTTGCCTCACGGCAATGTTCCATACCTGCCTGACCGGCACCGCGTTCACCGTTCTTCTGTTGATCGGTTGTGTGCTGGTCGATTGGGGGGCGTT
Encoded proteins:
- a CDS encoding FAD-dependent oxidoreductase, which gives rise to MEIKIGTFICEGCEIAKSIDLAKLVEIAKGDKQVGVCQTHGALCSPAGQDMIHAAMAEGQLNRAVVAACSERVFPEEFNFGRDVLVDRVCLRERVVWCHPPQDEDTQMLAEDAIRMGLAKVRTSQPPEPFIAETSKDIMVIGGGTTGMTAAKSAAAAGYNVTLVEKEAELGGWARKFVKVFPKKPPYQDLEDPGWDALVRAVESDPKITVHKSTVVEKTSGQPGQFEVDLRNGSRSTHLRVGAIILAAGWKPYDREKLTRWGFGVSPDVITNVDFEAMMASGEIRRPSDGKSPASVAFIQCAGSRDPDHLPYCSAVCCRVSLKQAKYIRNRLPGTNVFIVYKDLRSPAQYERFYAWAQDDDGVFLTKGELAAVVKEPDGSVSLDVGETLLGENIRIQADLVVLATGMVPATKVEPDSDAGAAETASTAAPEGETGTVAPAEGVTADGKKEAESAEKGARILNLTYRQGTDLPTLKYGFPDSHFICFPYETRRTGIYAAGAVRAPMDLDAAGNDADGAALKAIQVVEAIARGEAVHPRAGDQTYPEFLMQRCTQCKRCTEECPFGTLDEDNKGTPLPNPLRCRRCGICMGSCPERIISFKNYNVNMMSEMIKSIHVPDEFEEKPRILCFICENDALPALDMAGIKRLQYNAMIRFVPLRCLGSMNTIWVNDALAGGFDGVLLLGCKKGDDYQCHFVRGSELADYRVGNVREKLKQLVLEEERVQLNEVSMSDCDQLPAILDEFLEKIETIGPNPYKGM
- a CDS encoding CoB--CoM heterodisulfide reductase iron-sulfur subunit A family protein translates to MSESTSVGTGHDSGGPITADLLVVGAGIAGMTAAIEAAEVGKKVILVEREPTIGGRVAASHQYFPKRCPPTCGLEINLRRIRANPNVRVLTLAEVTSVTGAPGAWTVPIRMNPRFVNSRCTACGECANVCEIERDNPFNYGLDKTKAIYLPHLMAFPFRYVVDPRYAADERMKKCVEACPYDAIELDMPPRTVTAHVAAIIWATGWRPYDASKLDNLGFGRFPNVVTNVIMERLASPTGPTAGRIVRLSDKGEIRKIGFVQCAGSRDDKHLPYCSSICCLATLKQATYVRAQYPEAEIHVFYIDVRAPGRMEDFYTDVKADGKIFFHRGKVGRITEVAGSRNLILEAENTLTGELTSSEVDMAVLATGMVPNTKVDPLPVSAALDDYGFLLSGQNAGLIGAGVAVRPQDVATSVRDATGAAMTALIAATGR
- a CDS encoding phosphatase PAP2 family protein: MWIPRAIVDRALLSALFCVATPAAAAIAPRWSQYSRGSGDIASVASRSGDSEAAQGDFGATRQAISAQFVGRARFLLQNTYGVLTSPVRWGGRDRQRFSLLTATVVSVGFADQPIRILSQRNRTRTVDHVVEAVEPLGAGYAVGALGGGFFMAGAMLADSQATAVAWDGLASMLIASQIITPALKEAVGRYRPFQSLDADKFDPFSGHSSFPSGHATRAFSVASVIAAHYDPLWVKATAYGLTGMVAFARVNRNVHFASDVVAGSLIGTTVGRAVVHRGQRRETETASRPRITSWFFSDGSGVIVTMPLYQAAEKGQSMSF